In a single window of the Synechococcus sp. WH 8016 genome:
- the purH gene encoding bifunctional phosphoribosylaminoimidazolecarboxamide formyltransferase/IMP cyclohydrolase produces MAPTALLSVSDKRGVVPLAEALNRLHGYQLLSSGGTANVLEEAGLPVTRVADHTGAPEILGGRVKTLHPRIHGGILARRGDPAHEADLLEQKIDPIDVVVVNLYPFRETVADPDVSWDTAIENIDIGGPTMVRSAAKNHAHVAVLTSPEQYDGFLQSLSRSAGGVDANVRRQLALEAFAHTAAYDVAISRWMQARPELHPAVDASSSVEAKAPPEALPWLEALPLRQTLRYGENPHQKAAWYSSSVGWGGAKQLQGKELSTNNLLDLEAALATVREFGYGAEGLHRAEQAAAVVVKHTNPCGVAVGDGVATALTRALDGDRISAFGGIVALNAVVDGLAAKELTSLFLECVVAPGFSPEAREILAAKGNLRLLELAPEAIDAAAKDHVRSILGGVLVQDLDDQPIDPSAWTVASQRQPTTAEYADLRFAWQLVRHVRSNAILVARDGQSLGVGAGQMNRVGSARLALEAAGEQALGAVLASDGFFPFDDTVRLAASHGIKAVIHPGGSLRDADSIKACDELGLAMVLTGRRHFLH; encoded by the coding sequence ATGGCTCCAACTGCCTTGCTGAGCGTGTCTGATAAGCGGGGGGTGGTGCCCCTTGCTGAGGCTCTCAATCGGCTCCATGGCTATCAGCTGCTCTCCAGTGGTGGAACAGCCAACGTGCTTGAAGAGGCTGGATTGCCGGTCACACGCGTGGCCGACCACACCGGTGCTCCTGAGATTCTTGGCGGTCGCGTTAAAACACTCCACCCTCGAATTCATGGCGGAATCTTGGCGCGAAGAGGAGATCCGGCCCATGAGGCCGATCTCCTCGAACAGAAGATCGATCCCATCGATGTGGTGGTGGTGAACCTTTATCCGTTCAGGGAAACCGTCGCAGACCCTGATGTGAGCTGGGATACGGCCATTGAGAACATCGATATCGGCGGACCCACGATGGTTCGGTCTGCGGCCAAAAATCATGCCCATGTCGCGGTTCTCACCAGTCCTGAGCAGTACGACGGGTTTTTGCAATCGCTGTCTCGATCGGCTGGAGGCGTGGACGCGAATGTGCGCCGGCAGTTGGCTTTAGAGGCGTTTGCCCATACGGCGGCGTATGACGTCGCGATCAGTCGTTGGATGCAAGCTCGCCCTGAGCTGCACCCCGCTGTGGATGCCAGCTCTTCCGTCGAGGCCAAAGCTCCACCCGAAGCCCTGCCATGGCTCGAAGCGCTGCCGCTTCGGCAGACGTTGCGCTACGGGGAGAACCCCCACCAGAAGGCGGCTTGGTACAGCAGCAGCGTGGGCTGGGGGGGTGCCAAGCAGCTTCAGGGGAAGGAACTCAGCACCAATAATTTGCTCGATCTGGAAGCGGCCCTGGCCACCGTTCGTGAGTTTGGTTATGGCGCAGAGGGCCTTCATCGCGCCGAACAAGCGGCGGCTGTGGTGGTCAAGCACACCAATCCCTGTGGCGTGGCGGTGGGTGATGGCGTGGCGACCGCCCTCACCCGGGCTCTCGATGGTGATCGAATCAGTGCCTTCGGCGGCATTGTTGCTCTGAATGCCGTGGTTGATGGCTTAGCGGCTAAGGAGCTCACAAGCTTGTTCCTGGAGTGTGTTGTGGCGCCTGGGTTTAGCCCAGAAGCGCGTGAAATTTTGGCCGCCAAAGGCAATCTCCGCCTCCTCGAGTTGGCGCCTGAGGCCATTGATGCGGCAGCCAAAGATCATGTCCGCAGCATTCTTGGTGGTGTTTTGGTGCAGGATCTCGACGATCAGCCAATCGACCCCTCCGCTTGGACGGTGGCGAGCCAGCGTCAACCCACCACGGCTGAATACGCCGATCTCCGCTTTGCTTGGCAGCTCGTGCGTCACGTGCGCTCGAATGCGATTTTGGTCGCACGTGATGGACAGAGCCTGGGGGTGGGGGCTGGTCAGATGAATAGGGTTGGCTCTGCCCGTCTTGCTTTAGAGGCTGCTGGTGAGCAAGCGCTGGGGGCTGTGCTCGCCAGTGATGGCTTCTTCCCTTTCGATGACACCGTTCGCCTTGCCGCAAGCCATGGAATTAAGGCTGTGATCCATCCAGGCGGCAGCCTTCGGGATGCCGACTCGATCAAAGCCTGCGATGAGCTCGGTTTGGCCATGGTGCTGACCGGACGCCGTCACTTTCTTCACTGA
- a CDS encoding alpha/beta hydrolase: MAADLLRQSTATARARLVLLHGWGADAGDLMPLGQALAEAIATPLELVALQAPELQTQGPGREWYGLFPADWSAVPAAVEGLKERINNLGSAEIPLEATVLLGFSQGGAMAMAAGCDLPLAGLIACSAYPHPHWQAPVIRPPVLLLHGRYDDVVPHSAALALKNELSSSKQACDLFSFENGHAIPVEAQAEMKKALKRWLDQTAQDA; the protein is encoded by the coding sequence ATGGCCGCCGATCTGCTCCGCCAATCCACAGCGACGGCGAGGGCACGCCTGGTTCTCCTTCATGGCTGGGGCGCCGATGCCGGCGACCTGATGCCCCTGGGACAAGCGCTCGCCGAGGCGATCGCGACACCCCTCGAGCTGGTGGCCCTACAAGCTCCCGAACTGCAGACCCAAGGCCCAGGACGCGAGTGGTACGGCCTCTTCCCAGCCGACTGGTCCGCCGTGCCAGCAGCTGTTGAAGGATTAAAAGAACGCATCAACAATCTGGGCTCAGCGGAGATCCCACTGGAAGCAACCGTGCTGTTGGGCTTTTCTCAAGGAGGCGCGATGGCCATGGCCGCGGGCTGTGACTTACCGCTCGCCGGATTAATCGCATGCAGTGCCTATCCCCATCCCCACTGGCAAGCTCCTGTGATCCGCCCTCCTGTGCTTCTTTTGCATGGACGGTATGACGATGTTGTGCCGCATTCCGCAGCCTTAGCGCTAAAAAACGAGCTGTCGTCCAGCAAGCAAGCCTGTGATCTGTTCAGTTTTGAGAATGGGCATGCCATCCCCGTTGAGGCTCAGGCTGAAATGAAAAAAGCCCTCAAGCGCTGGCTGGATCAAACAGCTCAGGACGCTTAA
- a CDS encoding DUF3155 domain-containing protein, translated as MSKKRKRISRRRLAGQRVLAHVPTHHLETGEHKPVTAARRYIAEGVLMPPALVNVRRNEHTTDRFFWGEKGLFSAQYAEENHFLFPSLRSIVDHVGEEVIFEGLDLASDDWEEMEEYEYAFV; from the coding sequence ATGTCCAAAAAACGTAAGAGGATTAGTCGTCGTCGCCTTGCTGGCCAGCGTGTGCTCGCACACGTGCCGACTCACCATCTCGAAACTGGTGAACACAAGCCTGTGACAGCGGCTCGTCGCTACATCGCTGAGGGCGTCCTTATGCCCCCGGCTCTAGTCAACGTTCGCCGTAACGAACACACCACAGATCGATTCTTCTGGGGTGAAAAAGGACTTTTCAGTGCTCAGTACGCCGAGGAAAATCATTTCCTGTTCCCTTCCCTCCGTTCCATCGTTGATCACGTTGGTGAAGAGGTCATTTTTGAAGGCCTAGACCTGGCGTCTGACGATTGGGAGGAAATGGAAGAGTACGAATACGCCTTCGTCTGA
- a CDS encoding sensor histidine kinase KdpD, producing the protein MQLSNRFLTLVQQQLQSFSGDEALDKLVVYIAQSSEGDAPSFTMLDQWPPDGGRLPEIADDPILRIPAPERHWFPLRHDDLLLGVLRAEQQRETEWSDQLDRRLQASASALAYSLGLELERSRLREELHQQRQQMNLVVHQLRNPLAALRTYAQLLLRRLGPEHLQRPLVTGLLQEQAQLDRYITSLDLIGQENLPYRPEAPAPLLLPQVQTKGPGLTIEHLLQPLIERAAATAALQNRVWQTPANWPAWTQEIRPDDDAVISEIVANLLENAFRYSPTGCPLGLSLLERSILIWDGGPPIPDQEQELIFRKGERGSSSRDQSGSGLGLALARHLAEERGGSLVLHTTPNQLDPSLPSRGNAFLLSLPPSPAKAPARR; encoded by the coding sequence ATGCAGCTGTCCAACCGGTTCCTCACCCTGGTCCAGCAACAACTGCAGAGTTTTTCTGGCGACGAGGCTTTGGACAAGCTCGTTGTCTACATCGCGCAAAGCAGTGAAGGAGATGCGCCCAGCTTCACGATGCTGGATCAATGGCCTCCCGATGGTGGCCGCCTACCAGAGATTGCCGACGACCCCATCCTGCGCATTCCAGCGCCAGAGCGTCACTGGTTTCCCCTCCGCCATGACGACCTCTTATTAGGAGTTCTCAGGGCAGAGCAGCAGCGCGAGACGGAATGGTCCGACCAACTCGATCGCCGCCTGCAAGCCAGCGCCTCAGCCTTGGCTTACAGCCTTGGCCTGGAACTCGAACGCAGTCGCCTACGGGAAGAGCTCCATCAGCAACGCCAACAGATGAATCTTGTGGTGCATCAGCTGCGCAACCCACTGGCAGCCTTGCGCACCTATGCCCAGCTTCTGCTCCGTCGCTTGGGGCCCGAGCATCTCCAACGCCCACTGGTAACGGGACTCCTTCAAGAGCAGGCCCAGCTCGACCGCTACATCACATCCCTGGACCTGATCGGTCAGGAGAACCTGCCTTATCGCCCCGAGGCACCTGCCCCGCTGCTGCTTCCTCAGGTGCAAACGAAGGGCCCAGGGCTCACGATTGAACACCTGCTTCAACCTCTGATTGAACGGGCTGCCGCAACCGCAGCCCTCCAGAACCGCGTCTGGCAAACACCAGCCAACTGGCCTGCCTGGACACAAGAAATTCGGCCAGATGACGATGCCGTGATCTCAGAGATCGTGGCCAATCTGCTGGAAAATGCTTTTCGATACAGCCCTACAGGCTGTCCACTCGGACTCAGCCTGCTGGAACGCAGCATCTTGATCTGGGACGGGGGACCTCCCATCCCGGATCAAGAACAAGAGCTGATCTTCCGCAAAGGAGAACGGGGCAGCAGCAGCAGGGATCAATCCGGATCCGGACTAGGCCTCGCACTCGCCCGACATCTCGCCGAAGAACGGGGTGGATCACTGGTTTTGCACACCACACCCAACCAGCTCGACCCGAGCCTGCCAAGCCGCGGCAATGCCTTCCTTCTCAGCCTCCCCCCGAGCCCAGCAAAGGCGCCAGCAAGGCGATAA
- the cobS gene encoding adenosylcobinamide-GDP ribazoletransferase, which yields MASAPFWLRDLVGAWIFYSVLPSWPWPQPRFERIARFAPWIGLVIGGLQAGLWWLLSALGWPQVALVPVVLALGLWLTGGLHFDGLIDTADGLAAGPERCLEAMEDSRVGASGVQLSVLVLLLQFAALVRLGSLAPIALVVTSALARVSPLWAMARFAYLRVNGTAGFHRRHHKGLGDAVPTLVLLLVVSPLLGQLPLLTVPVCFLSALIAAEWLGRRLGGMTGDGYGAVVMLSETSSLFFIALLAPLLGSGGG from the coding sequence ATGGCTTCAGCCCCCTTCTGGCTGCGCGATTTAGTGGGTGCCTGGATTTTTTATTCGGTGCTGCCGTCCTGGCCCTGGCCGCAGCCTCGCTTTGAGCGCATCGCCCGCTTTGCGCCCTGGATCGGCTTGGTGATTGGGGGCCTGCAGGCGGGATTGTGGTGGCTTTTGTCCGCTTTGGGATGGCCTCAAGTCGCGCTCGTCCCAGTTGTTTTGGCCTTGGGGTTGTGGTTGACCGGTGGGCTCCATTTCGATGGACTGATCGATACGGCTGATGGTCTCGCTGCAGGACCGGAGCGCTGCCTAGAGGCGATGGAGGACAGCCGTGTGGGTGCCAGTGGGGTGCAGTTGTCTGTCCTGGTGCTGTTGCTGCAATTTGCTGCTTTGGTGCGTTTGGGCTCCCTGGCGCCAATCGCCTTAGTGGTCACGAGCGCTTTGGCAAGGGTGTCGCCCCTTTGGGCGATGGCGCGTTTTGCCTATTTGCGCGTGAATGGAACGGCTGGGTTTCACCGCCGTCACCACAAGGGTCTTGGCGATGCTGTCCCCACCCTTGTTTTGTTGTTGGTGGTGAGCCCCCTGCTTGGGCAGCTGCCGCTCTTGACGGTTCCTGTTTGTTTCCTCAGTGCATTGATCGCGGCTGAGTGGCTCGGCCGGCGTCTAGGGGGGATGACGGGAGACGGCTACGGAGCTGTTGTGATGCTCAGCGAGACCTCTAGTTTGTTTTTTATCGCCTTGCTGGCGCCTTTGCTGGGCTCGGGGGGAGGCTGA